Proteins from one Anastrepha obliqua isolate idAnaObli1 chromosome 2, idAnaObli1_1.0, whole genome shotgun sequence genomic window:
- the LOC129238868 gene encoding antigen 5 like allergen Cul n 1-like isoform X1, which translates to MQLKFTFLAFVLATFEIISATNYCDSSLCSSSKHIACNNSGNFASSCQDPALVTLTQANRNAIVNAHNVKRNLVAGGETQLEPACRMATMQWDDELATLAALNVKQCQMKHDACHNTDAFKYSGQNLAWISFYDTPDVAKLAQQSIDMWYNEIKDTKMAYINAYPNNYQGPTIGHFTVMVADRNIRVGCAASTYAVSGKSYKAFLMACNYATTNMINFPIYKACATATSNCETGTNADFPNLCSTSEVFAVNKWF; encoded by the exons atgcagTTGAAGTTCACGTTCCTCGCTTTTGTGTTGGCGACATTTGAAATCATTTCCGCCACGAATTATTGCGACAGCTCCTTGTGCAGCTCCAGCAAGCATATCGCATGCAACAACAGTGGG AACTTCGCGTCCTCCTGCCAAGATCCGGCCTTAGTTACTCTAACACAGGCAAATCGGAATGCGATTGTCAATGCGCACAATGTCAAGCGTAATTTAGTGGCTGGCGGCGAGACGCAATTGGAGCCGGCTTGCCGTATGGCCACCATGCAATGGGACGACGAACTGGCCACTTTGGCTGCGCTGAATGTCAAACAATGCCAAATGAAACACGATGCCTGCCACAATACCGATGCTTTCAAATACTCGGGCCAGAATCTAGCTTGGATCTCTTTCTATGATACACCCGACGTTGCGAAATTGGCGCAACAATCGATCGATATGTGGTATAATGAAATTAAGGACACCAAAATGGCTTACATAAATGCATATCCAAATAATTATCAGGGCCC tacgaTTGGCCACTTTACCGTCATGGTGGCGGATCGAAATATTCGTGTGGGATGCGCTGCTTCCACCTACGCAGTATCGGGCAAGTCGTACAAGGCGTTCCTTATGGCTTGTAACTATGCAACTACGAATATGATCAATTTCCCAATATACAAAGCGTGTGCGACTGCAACTTCGAATTGTGAGACGGGCACCAATGCAGACTTTCCAAATCTTTGTTCTACATCTGAAGTATTTGCTGTAAATAAATGGTTCTAA